The following proteins are encoded in a genomic region of Corticium candelabrum chromosome 11, ooCorCand1.1, whole genome shotgun sequence:
- the LOC134187257 gene encoding uncharacterized protein LOC134187257 — MSRLAFRQCDACKEAWPSLRLHQSSRQCYRCHRDRETPKLFSRENEMVPDAVPGCLLSSTVVEELLIARVMPMMNMYILRGGRLGYSGHVINMAQDVQSIVTTLPRLASSISVVVVRRRFSTGSHRDFRVKREKVWRALSCLPEDGELAGLRVIEDDSLFSATSTDNQTIVGSESEEDFELPTYRTVLPAARIQRSEKNAISRAVELRGSKGSQKANDVHLANLTCVDWPDISRDPVDEFESEGYFTRAFPTLFPTGVGEFLAPRQRSVRLGQYFKHSMRHYDGRFARHPRFRYFALNTMMRWRALETGRIYVRQNVGDAQISVRQLRTMASSDDDDWSLANRVIRFGRILHGTRQYWATQRANLRAMQETLGMPTVFFTLSAADLHWPELYDLLKYYKP; from the exons ATGTCTAGGCTTGCATTTCGCCAGTGTGATGCATGTAAAGAAGCGTGGCCTTCTTTGCGGTTGCACCAGAGCAGTCGGCAGTGTTATCGTTGCCAccgagacagagagacacctAAACTGTTTTCACGTGAAAATGAAATGGTTCCCGATGCCGTTCCCGGTTGTCTTCTCTCGTCGACCGTAGTCGAAGAGCTGCTTATTGCTCGAGTAATGCCTATGATGAACATGTATATTCTCCGGGGAGGTCGGCTTGGTTACAGCGGACATGTCATCAACATGGCTCAAGACGTCCAATCGATAGTAACTACTTTACCTCGCCTTGCTTCTTCAATAAGTGTTGTTGTCGTACGACGTCGTTTTAGTACGGGTTCTCACAGAGACTTTCGCGTCAAACGCGAAAAGGTGTGGAGAGCTTTGTCTTG CCTACCCGAAGACGGTGAACTGGCCGGTCTGCGTGTGATTGAAGATGACAGTTTGTTTTCTGCTACATCTACAGATAATCAGACTATAGTTGGAAGTGAAAGCGAAGAAGATTTCGAACTACCCACTTACCGCACTGTACTTCCGGCGGCAAGAATTCAGCGTTCAGAGAAAAATGCTATCAGCAGGGCAGTCGAGTTACGTGGCAGTAAAGGTAGCCAGAAAGCCAACGATGTTCATCTCGCCAACTTGACTTGTGTCGATTGGCCCGACATTTCTAGAGATCCAGTCGATGAGTTCGAGTCCGAAGGCTACTTTACTCGTGCTTTTCCGACGCTCTTTCCGACCGGCGTGGGAGAATTTCTTGCTCCACGTCAACGAAGTGTAAGACTGGGCCAGTACTTCAAGCACTCGATGCGACACTACGATGGTCGGTTCGCACGACATCCTCGATTTCGATATTTTGCATTGAATACGATGATGCGGTGGAGAGCGCTCGAAACTGGTCGAATCTACGTGCGTCAAAATGTTGGTGATGCTCAGATTTCGGTGCGACAACTGAGAACAATGGCCAGCAGTGATGACGATGACTGGTCATTAGCCAACCGTGTCATTCGATTTGGTCGAATACTACATGGTACCAGACAGTATTGGGCGACACAAAGAGCCAACTTACGCGCCATGCAAGAAACGTTAGGAATGCCCACGGTTTTCTTTACTCTCAGCGCAGCAGACCTACACTGGCCCGAGCTGTATGATCTGTTAAAGTATTACAAACCTTAA